The window AAGAGCACAACGAGCCGCGCGTATTCATCAACCCCACCATCACGCATAAAGACGGCGAAACCACTTACGAAGAGGGCTGCCTGTCGGTACCCGGCATTTACGACACCGTAACCCGCGCCGAACGCGTTACCGTAGAAGCCTTTGATGAAAACGGCGAAAAATTCACCCTCGAAGCCGACGGCCTGCTGGCCATCTGCATCCAACACGAGCTCGACCATCTGATGGGCAAAGTGTTTGTCGAATACCTGTCGCCGCTGAAACAAAACCGCATCAAAACCAAATTGAAAAAACGTGCCAAACACGACCTCTAAACCTTTTCAGACGGCCTCCAATATGAACGTGATTTTCGCCGGCACACCCGATTTTGCCGCCGCTGCCCTTAAAGCCATCGCCGCTGCGGGTTTCCAAATACCGCTGGTGCTCACTCAGCCCGACCGCCCCAAAGGCCGCGGCATGCAGCTGCAAGAGAGCCCGGTCAAACAGGCGGCGCTCGAATTGGGCTTAAGCGTGGCTCAACCTGCTTCATTGCGCCACGAAGCAGCACAAGCCTTATTGCGCGAACAAAACGCCGATGTGATGGTGGTGGCCGCCTACGGGCTGATTCTGCCGCAAGCCGTGCTCGACACGCCCAAACACGGCTGCCTCAACATCCACGCCTCTTTGCTGCCGCGTTGGCGCGGTGCGGCACCGATTCAGCGCGCGATTGAAGCGGGCGATACCGAAACCGGCGTCTGCATCATGCAGATGGATGCAGGGTTGGACACCGGCGATGTGGTCAGCGAACACCGCTACAGCATCCGCCACACAGACACTGCCAATGAAGTGCACGACGCTTTAATGCACATCGGCGCACAGGCGATTGTTGCAGATTTACAACAACTACAGCAAACAGGCCGTCTGAACGCCACACCACAACCCGAAAACGGTGCAACCTATGCACAAAAACTCAGCAAAGAAGAAGCCAAAATCGATTGGCACGAACCCGCCACAGTGATTGAACGCAAAATCCGTGCCTTCAACCCCGTGCCCGGCGCTTGGACCGAATATCAAGGCAAACCACTGAAAATCTGGCAGGCAGAAGTGGTCGCCCAAAGCGGCGAACCGGGCACCGTATCGGCCATATCTTCAGACGGCCTCATCGTGGCCTGCGGCGAAGGCGCCTTGAAAATTACCGAATTGCAGCCCGCCGGCAGCAAACGCATGCCGATTGCCGCCTTCGCCGCCGGCCGCAGCATCGCAAAAGGCACACAATTATGAGCATGGCACGCGCCCAACAACTGGCTGCCCAAAGCATTGCCGCCGTGGCTGAAGGCCGCAACCTGCAAGATGCACTGGCCGACATCCGCGCCGCCCATCCCGACTTGAGCGCACAAGAAAACGGCGCCCTGCAAGACATCGCTTACGGCGTGCAGCGTTATGCCGGCAGCCTGCGCTTTATGCTGGCACAAATGCTCAACAAGCCCATCACCAACCTACAACTTGAAAGCCTGCTGCTGGCGGCCATGTACCAACTGCACCACAGCCGCAACGCCCCCCACGCGGTGGTCAACGAAGCCGTAGAGAGCATCGCCAAAATCGGCAAAGGCCAGTTCCGCTCGTTTGCCAACGCCGTTTTGCGCCGCTTTTTACGCGAGCGAGACCAATTGGCGGCCGCCTGCAAAAAAAACGATGTCGCCAAACACAACCTGCCCGAATGGTGGATTGCCTATTTGCGCCACCACTACCCGAAATATTGGCACAACATCCTCACCACACTGCAAACCCACCCGCCGATGACGCTGCGCATCAACCGCCGCCGCGGCAATGCCGAAAGCTATCTGGCCACGCTGGCCGAAGCCGGCATCGCCGCCAAAGCGCTCGACGATTACGCCGTGCAACTGGCCGAACCGCTGCCCGTTGCCCAACTGCCGGGTTTTTCAGACGGCCTGGTATCGGTGCAGGATTTCGGCGCACAACAAGCCGCCTACCTGCTCAAACCGCAACACGGCGAACGCATACTCGATGCCTGCGCCGCCCCCGGCGGCAAAACCGGCCACCTGCTCGAATTGGCCGACTGCCGCGTAACCGCGCTCGACATTGATGAAACCCGTTTGGCCCGCGTACAAAGCAACCTCGACCGCTTAGGTTTTCAGACGGCCTCTTTGGCCTGCGCCGACGCACAAGACCTGAGCGCGTGGTATGATGGCAGACCGTTTGATGCCGTTTTGGCCGACGTACCCTGCACCGCCTCGGGCGTAATACGCCGCAACCCCGATATCAAATGGTTGCGCCGGCCCGGCGATGCCGCCAAAACCGCCCGCCAGCAAGAAGCCCTGCTAGACGCTTTGTGGCAAACCCTGACAAAAAACGGCAGAATGCTGCTGGCCACCTGCTCGATTTTTGAAGAAGAAAACGCGCAGCAACTGCAAAAATTTTTAACCCGCCATGCCGATGCCGAGCTGCTCGAATCGCATGTGCTCTTACCCGGCAAGCACCAAGATGGCTTTTATTACGCGCTTATTCAAAAGCAGTAAACTGCTGCTGTTGCCCATTCTGCTGGCTTGGTCTTTTCAGACGGCCGCAGAAGGCATCGGCACAACCCGCGCACAAGCCAAGCTCACCGCTTCCGGTCAGCTGCTCATCAGCAGCCGTTTCCAAACCGAGCTGCCCGACCAGCTCCGGCAGGCGCTCTCACAAGGTGTGCCGCTGAATTTCACCCTGAGCTACCAGCTTTCCGCCCCCACAATTGCCGCCTACCGGTTTAAAATCAGCCAAATCGTCAGCAGCGACAACCAAGTGCAATACAAGCTTTCCTACCATCCGCTCACCAACCGCTACCGCGTTACCGTCGGCACCTTTTCCACCGAATACAACGCCCTGGATACCGCCTTGCGCGGTATCGGCGCCATCGCCAACTGGCGCGTGCTCACCGAAGGCACGCTCAGCGGCATTTCCGCCAACGAAGCCAAAGCGGAAATCCGGCTGGTGCTGAGCACTTCGCAGCTGCCCAAGCCCTTCCAAATCAACGCGCTCAACTCAAGAAGCTGGCAACTCGATTCAGGCTGGAAAACCTTGAGCATCACACAGGAATAAACCATGCGGCGCTTCTTGCTTATCGCCGGCTTCCTCGCCGTTGTTTCGCTCTACACCCTCACGGTGGCCACCGGCAATGCCAGCAAACTCGCCGATTATTTCTGGTGGATTATCGCCGCATCCGCCATCTTGATTACCGTATTGCTGATGGTGTTGCTGCGCTACGTATGGCTGCTGATGCGCGACAGCCGCCGCGGCATTTTCGGCTCGCAAATCGCCCGCCGCCTCGCCGGCATGTTTACCCTGGTGGCAGTGCTGCCCGGGCTGTTTTTATTCGGCGTATCCGCCCAATTTATTTCCAACAGCATCAACTCATGGTTTGGCAACGACACCGAAGAAGCGCTCGAACGCAGCCTCAACCTGAGCAAATCCGCCCTCAACCTCACCCTCGACAACACCGTGCGCAAAGCCACGCCGGTGCAAATCGACTTAATCAGCGCCGCCTCACTCGATAACGACCTGGGCGAAGCATTGCGCCACTCGCCCACCGCCGCAGAATTCAGCCAACTGGCTATTTACAACCTGAGCAACAACCGTATCGAAGCCGAACGCAACCCCTACCGGCTGCCCGCCCCCGTGCTGGAGCAAACCACCCGCGAGCTGATCGGCCAATCCGGCTCCGCCCGCAGCATAGAAAACATCAACAACGTATTGTATGCACAAGGCTGGCTGTATTTGAACGACATCCAAAACCACACCTACGCCCTGTTTTTCCGCCAGCCCGTGCCGGCCAATGTGGCCAAAGACGCCACCCTGATTGAAGCCGCGCGCGCCAAATACGCCGAATTGAGCTATGCCAAACAAGGCCTGCAAACTTTCTTTCTGGTAACGCTGCTGGTTGCCGCCCTGCTGGCCATTATGCTGGCGCTGGTATTGGCGCTTTATTTCGCCCGCCGTTTTGTCGAACCCATCCTCTCGCTGGCCGAAGGCGCCCGCGCCGTGGCACAAGGCGATTTTTCACAACGACGGCCGATTTTCCGCAACGATGAATTGGGGCGGCTGACCCATCTGTTCAACCACATGACCGAACAGCTTTCCATCGCCCAAGACGCCAGCGAACACAACCGCCAGCAGCAGGAAGCCGCCCGCCACTATCTCGAATGCGTGCTCGAAAGCCTCACCACCGGCGTGATTACCGTTGATGATACAGGCCGCCTGAAAACCTATAACCGCAGCGCAGAAGAGATTCTAGACACCTCACTGGCGCACATGCTCGGCAGCAGCTGGTACGACTGGGCCGATCAATCGCCGCAGCAAGCCATTTTGGCCGAAACTTTCGCCGCCATCACCGACACCGCCGCCACCGGCAAAGCCATCGAGCTCAGCTACGCCGCCCCTGATGATGCCCGCATTCTACTGGCCAAAGCCACCATCCTGCCCGAAGACAACGGCAGCGGCATGGTGATGGTATTTGACGACATCACCGCCTTAGTGCGCGCCCAAAAAGACGCCGCCTGGGGCGAAGTGGCCAAACGGCTGGCACACGAAATCCGCAACCCGCTTACCCCGATCCAGCTTTCCGCCGAACGGTTGGCATGGAAATTGCAAGGCAAGCTGGGCGAACAAGATGCCCAGATTCTGATGCGCTCCACCGACACCATCGTCAAGCAGGTGGCCGCGCTCAAAGAAATGGTGGAAGCCTTCCGCAATTATGCCCGCGCGCCCTCCCTCCGGCCCGAAAAACACGACCTAAACCGGATTATTGAAGAAGTTTTACTGCTGTATGAAGGCAGTGCATGTACTTTTTCGGCCAACTTAAGTAATATACCGTTGTGGATAGCTGCCGACTCCGGTGCCATGCGGCAGGTATTGCACAATATTTTCAAAAATGCAGCCGAAGCCGCAGAAGAAGCCCCCTCACCACACGTCCGCATCGAAACACGGCAAAGCGACAACCGCCAAGCCCTGTTGACCGTAGCCAATAACGGCAAAAAATTCAGCAAAGAAATGCTGCATCACGCGTTTGAACCCTACGTTACCGACAAGCCCGCCGGCACCGGCTTGGGTTTGCCCGTAGTGAAAAAGATTATTGAAGAGCACGGCGGCCGCATCAGCCTGAGCAATCCTGCCGAAGGCGGCGCATGTGTCAAGATTGCCTTACCCGAACTGGTAGAAGAAACTTATGCGCAGCAGTGATATATTGATTGTAGACGACGAAATCGGCATCCGCGACCTCCTCTCGGAAATCCTCCAAGACGAAGGCTACACCGTTACCCTGGCCGAAAATGCCGAAGAAGCCCGCCAACTCCGCCACCAAACCCGGCCGGCAATGGTGTTGCTCGACATTTGGATGCCCGACTGCGACGGCATCACACTACTCAAAGAATGGGCAAAAAACGGCCAACTCAACATGCCCGTGGTGATGATGAGCGGCCACGCCAGCATCGACACCGCCGTTGAAGCCACCAAAATCGGCGCCCTCGATTTTCTCGAAAAACCCATCGCCCTGCAAAAGCTGCTCTCCACCGTCGACCGCGCACTCAAATACAGCGAAATGCAGGCCGCATCCGGCCTCTCGCTCGACAAACTGGGCAACAGCCCGGCCATTCAGGCGCTCAACCGCACCCTCGAAGCCGCCGTCAAACAAAACGGCTCGGTATTGCTCAACGGCGAACGCGGCTCCCCCTTCGAGCTGGTTGCCCGCTATTTCCACAAAAACGGCACCCCCTGGGTAGAGCCCGGCAAAACCGAACACATCGTCGATACCCCGCTCGAATTATTGCAAAAAGCCGGCGGCGGCATACTCTATCTCGGCGACATCGCCCAATACAGCAAAAACATCCAGCAAGGCATCGGCTTTCTGCTGAGCAAGGCAGACCGCTACAACGTGCGCATCATCTGCGCCGGCAGCCCGGCCGAAACAGCCGACAGCACCAACCAAGACACCCGGCTGATTGAATCGCTCTCAGCACTTACCGTCAACATCCCGCCGCTGCGCAGCCAGCCCGACGACATTATCTTTCTGGTCAACCAGATTCTGACCGAATTGGCGGAAACCCAAAAAATCGCACCGGTCAAATTCAGCACCGCCGCCCTCAACATCCTGCGCCAATACGACTGGCCGGGCAATCTCGAGCAATTGCGCAACGTCGTCAAAAGCCTCACGCTGACGGCAGATGAAGAAGAAGTCAACGAAGCCGCCGTGCACGCCGTTTTAGGGCAATTCTCACAAACACCGGTATCTGAAGTCGTGGGCGGTTTCAACTTCAACATGCCGCTGCGCGAGCTGCGCGAAGAGCTGGAACGGCGCTATTTCGAATACCACATCGCCCAAGAAGGCCAAAACATGAGCCGCGTGGCACAAAAAGTGGGGCTGGAACGCACCCACCTTTACCGCAAACTGAAACAGCTCGGCATTCATTTTTCCCGCCGCGGCAACAATGATAAAGGCAGCGGCGAATAAATACCGCCCGCCCGCAGATGAGGCCGTCTGAAACTTTCAGACGGCCTCATTTTCTTCCATAAAAGCAAGCTTACCCATTCATGAAAGTAAGCTGACCAGGCGGCGAGCCGAAGGCAGCACAAGGGTAAGACGAGCCAACGCTGCTATAGATTCGGCAATTTTAATGCTAAAAATCTTTTGTTAATTTCTTTTTAAAACAATTAGATTTATTTAAAAAATTCAGTTATTCAATTGCCGTTTCTATCGGTTATTTTTGCAAATAACATGAGTGGCTCACACAACAAAGATTGCCCGGTATACGCCGAGGTGTTGGCGAGGCAGCTGAAGTGGGAGTAGAAACAGGCCGTCTGAAAATGATGGTGATGGAATGCGCAATGAAGCAAACCTGCGGTTTGCCGCCCTCTCCCCAA of the Uruburuella testudinis genome contains:
- the def gene encoding peptide deformylase — encoded protein: MALLNILKYPDERLHTVAAPVAEIDGRIKTLVADMFETMYASHGIGLAATQVDVHERVVVMDLTEEHNEPRVFINPTITHKDGETTYEEGCLSVPGIYDTVTRAERVTVEAFDENGEKFTLEADGLLAICIQHELDHLMGKVFVEYLSPLKQNRIKTKLKKRAKHDL
- the fmt gene encoding methionyl-tRNA formyltransferase, translated to MNVIFAGTPDFAAAALKAIAAAGFQIPLVLTQPDRPKGRGMQLQESPVKQAALELGLSVAQPASLRHEAAQALLREQNADVMVVAAYGLILPQAVLDTPKHGCLNIHASLLPRWRGAAPIQRAIEAGDTETGVCIMQMDAGLDTGDVVSEHRYSIRHTDTANEVHDALMHIGAQAIVADLQQLQQTGRLNATPQPENGATYAQKLSKEEAKIDWHEPATVIERKIRAFNPVPGAWTEYQGKPLKIWQAEVVAQSGEPGTVSAISSDGLIVACGEGALKITELQPAGSKRMPIAAFAAGRSIAKGTQL
- the rsmB gene encoding 16S rRNA (cytosine(967)-C(5))-methyltransferase RsmB yields the protein MSMARAQQLAAQSIAAVAEGRNLQDALADIRAAHPDLSAQENGALQDIAYGVQRYAGSLRFMLAQMLNKPITNLQLESLLLAAMYQLHHSRNAPHAVVNEAVESIAKIGKGQFRSFANAVLRRFLRERDQLAAACKKNDVAKHNLPEWWIAYLRHHYPKYWHNILTTLQTHPPMTLRINRRRGNAESYLATLAEAGIAAKALDDYAVQLAEPLPVAQLPGFSDGLVSVQDFGAQQAAYLLKPQHGERILDACAAPGGKTGHLLELADCRVTALDIDETRLARVQSNLDRLGFQTASLACADAQDLSAWYDGRPFDAVLADVPCTASGVIRRNPDIKWLRRPGDAAKTARQQEALLDALWQTLTKNGRMLLATCSIFEEENAQQLQKFLTRHADAELLESHVLLPGKHQDGFYYALIQKQ
- a CDS encoding DUF4390 domain-containing protein, which translates into the protein MAFITRLFKSSKLLLLPILLAWSFQTAAEGIGTTRAQAKLTASGQLLISSRFQTELPDQLRQALSQGVPLNFTLSYQLSAPTIAAYRFKISQIVSSDNQVQYKLSYHPLTNRYRVTVGTFSTEYNALDTALRGIGAIANWRVLTEGTLSGISANEAKAEIRLVLSTSQLPKPFQINALNSRSWQLDSGWKTLSITQE
- a CDS encoding sensor histidine kinase, whose protein sequence is MRRFLLIAGFLAVVSLYTLTVATGNASKLADYFWWIIAASAILITVLLMVLLRYVWLLMRDSRRGIFGSQIARRLAGMFTLVAVLPGLFLFGVSAQFISNSINSWFGNDTEEALERSLNLSKSALNLTLDNTVRKATPVQIDLISAASLDNDLGEALRHSPTAAEFSQLAIYNLSNNRIEAERNPYRLPAPVLEQTTRELIGQSGSARSIENINNVLYAQGWLYLNDIQNHTYALFFRQPVPANVAKDATLIEAARAKYAELSYAKQGLQTFFLVTLLVAALLAIMLALVLALYFARRFVEPILSLAEGARAVAQGDFSQRRPIFRNDELGRLTHLFNHMTEQLSIAQDASEHNRQQQEAARHYLECVLESLTTGVITVDDTGRLKTYNRSAEEILDTSLAHMLGSSWYDWADQSPQQAILAETFAAITDTAATGKAIELSYAAPDDARILLAKATILPEDNGSGMVMVFDDITALVRAQKDAAWGEVAKRLAHEIRNPLTPIQLSAERLAWKLQGKLGEQDAQILMRSTDTIVKQVAALKEMVEAFRNYARAPSLRPEKHDLNRIIEEVLLLYEGSACTFSANLSNIPLWIAADSGAMRQVLHNIFKNAAEAAEEAPSPHVRIETRQSDNRQALLTVANNGKKFSKEMLHHAFEPYVTDKPAGTGLGLPVVKKIIEEHGGRISLSNPAEGGACVKIALPELVEETYAQQ
- a CDS encoding sigma-54-dependent transcriptional regulator — encoded protein: MRSSDILIVDDEIGIRDLLSEILQDEGYTVTLAENAEEARQLRHQTRPAMVLLDIWMPDCDGITLLKEWAKNGQLNMPVVMMSGHASIDTAVEATKIGALDFLEKPIALQKLLSTVDRALKYSEMQAASGLSLDKLGNSPAIQALNRTLEAAVKQNGSVLLNGERGSPFELVARYFHKNGTPWVEPGKTEHIVDTPLELLQKAGGGILYLGDIAQYSKNIQQGIGFLLSKADRYNVRIICAGSPAETADSTNQDTRLIESLSALTVNIPPLRSQPDDIIFLVNQILTELAETQKIAPVKFSTAALNILRQYDWPGNLEQLRNVVKSLTLTADEEEVNEAAVHAVLGQFSQTPVSEVVGGFNFNMPLRELREELERRYFEYHIAQEGQNMSRVAQKVGLERTHLYRKLKQLGIHFSRRGNNDKGSGE